The Pedobacter ginsengisoli region TGCCAAGCAAAACCGCATAGATAATGAGTATAACCTCATGGGCCAATCCATTGTCAAGCAATAGGGACGTTAGCGTTGAACTTCCCACAACGATCAAGTCTGGTCCCTCAGTTGATTTAAGATCACGAATTGCATCTACAACATCCCCACTCAAATCTTTTACCGGCCCTCATACCAGGCTATCAGGTCTGTGGTTTGCAATATATTTAGTTGCAGCATTTATAGCATTTGCCATTGGGAAATCGCCGGCATTAGGCCAAAAGCCACTAAATATATCGTAGGTTTTACGGGCAAGCAGCAGGTCAAAGCTTGGCCCGTATCCATCAAACAGCATTGCCGCCCCGACAGAACTTC contains the following coding sequences:
- a CDS encoding dihydrofolate reductase family protein, with product MSGDVVDAIRDLKSTEGPDLIVVGSSTLTSLLLDNGLAHEVILIIYAVLLGKGKRLLSDSIDGRELAFVDSKATPTGLLINTNKHLGILKK